A single region of the Leishmania donovani BPK282A1 complete genome, chromosome 19 genome encodes:
- a CDS encoding transcription initiation factor-like protein (TFIID-like protein), translated as MDDDYAFFESDNLVEEELPVIGAFPDPVAEFGGVVGPTGAIGDSALTADGHLAAAAATLPGGDDAAANLDVDELPPPIKNVQEFLPNVHPDAFPVVVAVQAQASIPVGINLAELSCATRNVEYMPNNRIPSATMRLHEPTAVVMMHNSGALSIIGAASVSEARQAAELAARIIRKALNLNFSSLKFRVRSIAARFNVCSPIRLDKLAAYQLDPAMSIGVAKLQVSYEPERFNGCVLRLVGKSSRGDNQWSVSCSVFVTGKVQLMGARSMDELRFAFNAFVPIIAKNLDERKTA; from the coding sequence ATGGACGATGACTACGCTTTCTTCGAATCCGACAACTTagtcgaggaggagctgcctGTCATCGGTGCTTTTCCCGACCCCGTTGCCGAGtttggcggcgtcgtcgggcCCACCGGTGCAATCGGCGATTCGGCTCTGACAGCGGACGGCcatctcgctgctgctgcggccacGCTgcccggcggcgacgacgctgctgccaaCCTGGACGTTGACGAGCTCCCTCCACCCATCAAGAACGTGCAAGAGTTCCTGCCGAATGTTCACCCGGATGCCTTCCCTGTTGTCGTAGCCGTGCAGGCCCAGGCCAGTATTCCGGTCGGCATTAACCTCGCTGAACTTAGCTGTGCCACACGCAATGTGGAGTACATGCCGAACAACCGAATTCCATCTGCGACGATGCGGCTGCATGAACCGACTGCCGTAGTCATGATGCACAACTCAGGGGCTCTCAGCATCATTGGCGCAGCTAGCGTCAGTGAGGCGCGccaggcggcggagctggcagCCCGTATCATCCGCAAAGCGCTCAACCTCAACTTCTCATCCCTCAAGTTCCGCGTCCGCTCCATCGCGGCGCGCTTCAACGTGTGCAGCCCGATTCGTCTCGACAAGCTCGCCGCCTACCAACTAGACCCCGCCATGTCGATCGGGGTGGCGAAGCTGCAGGTCAGCTACGAGCCAGAGCGCTTCAACGGCTGCGTGCTTCGCCTCGTGGGCAAGTCCTCGCGCGGCGACAACCAGTGGAGTgtgagctgcagcgtgttTGTGACCGGCAAGGTGCAGCTGATGGGCGCCCGCAGCATGGATGAACTGCGTTTTGCCTTCAATGCCTTTGTGCCTATCATTGCCAAGAATTTGGACGAGCGAAAGACTGCCTAG